A section of the Nerophis ophidion isolate RoL-2023_Sa linkage group LG16, RoL_Noph_v1.0, whole genome shotgun sequence genome encodes:
- the matn4 gene encoding matrilin-4 gives MKTTRIGGALLFVLLNMATLAVARPKAGVEQKCKSGPMDLVFLIDSSRSVRPHEFETMRKFMIDILNTLDIGPNATRVGVVQYSSQVRSEFSLNSHSTLSNMVDAINGIVPLAQGTMTGLAIRYIMNNAFIAEEGDRPKVANVAVIVTDGRPQDRVAEVAAEARQKGIEIYAVGVARADMASLRAMASLPFEDHVFLVESFDLIHQFGLQFQDKLCGLDLCVESEHGCEQICESSPGSYHCLCLPGYTLNNDGKMCTAMDLCAEDKHDCEQICVSSPGVFTCDCNEGFTLNDDKKTCTMINYCSFGNHTCDHECVSVLKGFQCRCNDGYKLLGDGRTCRATDLCTEGKHDCEQICVSSPGFFTCDCNEGFTLNKDKKTCTPIDLCAEGKHDCEQTCISSPGVFTCDCNEGFVLNNDKKTCKHLDMCNILDHGCEHRCVSTPGSYYCLCPEGQLLKEDGKSCGTCKTANIDLVLLIDGSKSVRPQNFELVKKFVNQVVDTLDVSAHGTRVGLIQYSSRVRTEFPLNMYHTAEEIKAAVMKVQYMEKGTMTGLALKHMLENSFSEVEGARPAVRSIPRIGLVFTDGRSQDDITEYAKQVKEAGITMYAVGVGKAVEDELREIASEPVEKHFYYTTDFSAISTIAENLKLNVCPEESQGEIEVKDPCACENLVEFQQATMSNLEQLTQKLTAMSFRLEQLENQLLTRK, from the exons ATGAAGACCACACGTATAGGGGGAGCGCTCCTCTTTGTGCTGCTCAACATGGCCACCCTCGCCGTTGCCAGGCCCAAAGCAG GTGTAGAGCAGAAGTGCAAGTCTGGCCCGATGGACCTGGTCTTCCTCATCGACAGCTCCCGAAGCGTCCGCCCGCATGAGTTCGAGACCATGAGGAAGTTTATGATTGACATCTTGAACACTCTGGACATCGGTCCAAATGCCACCAGAGTGGGAGTGGTCCAGTATTCCAGTCAG GTCCGTAGTGAGTTTTCCTTGAATAGCCATAGCACACTGTCCAACATGGTGGATGCCATCAACGGGATCGTCCCGCTCGCCCAAGGCACTATGACAGGCCTCGCCATCCGTTACATCATGAACAACGCATTCATCGCTGAGGAGGGAGACAGGCCCAAG GTCGCCAATGTGGCCGTCATCGTGACGGACGGCCGTCCACAGGACCGCGTGGCCGAGGTGGCGGCGGAGGCCAGACAGAAAGGCATCGAGATATATGCAGTGGGTGTGGCCAGAGCCGACATGGCCTCCCTGCGGGCGATGGCGTCACTGCCCTTTGAGGACCACGTCTTCCTGGTGGAGTCCTTCGACCTAATCCATCAGTTTGGACTCCAGTTTCAGGATAAACTGTGCG GTTTGGATCTCTGCGTGGAGTCAGAGCACGGATGCGAGCAGATCTGTGAAAGTTCTCCTGGTTCGTACCACTGCCTTTGTCTGCCCGGATACACACTTAACAACGATGGGAAGATGTGCACAG cCATGGACCTCTGCGCTGAGGACAAACACGACTGTGAGCAGATCTGCGTCAGCTCGCCTGGCGTCTTCACGTGCGACTGTAACGAAGGCTTCACGCTGAACGACGACAAGAAGACTTGCACAa TGATCAACTACTGCTCGTTTGGGAATCACACATGTGATCATGAGTGTGTGAGCGTGCTCAAAGGCTTCCAGTGTCGCTGCAATGATGGCTACAAGCTGCTCGGCGACGGCAGAACCTGCCGGG CCACGGACCTATGCACTGAAGGCAAACACGACTGTGAGCAGATCTGCGTCAGCTCGCCTGGCTTCTTCACGTGCGACTGTAACGAAGGCTTCACGCTCAACAAAGACAAGAAGACATGCACAC cCATCGACCTGTGCGCTGAGGGCAAACATGACTGTGAGCAGACCTGCATCAGCTCGCCTGGAGTCTTCACGTGCGACTGTAACGAAGGCTTCGTGCTCAACAACGACAAAAAGACTTGCAAAC ACTTGGACATGTGTAACATCCTGGACCACGGCTGTGAGCACCGGTGTGTTAGCACCCCAGGGTCGTACTACTGTTTGTGTCCTGAGGGTCAACTTCTGAAGGAGGACGGGAAGAGCTGTGGCA CCTGTAAGACAGCCAACATTGACCTGGTTCTTCTGATTGATGGATCCAAGAGTGTTCGCCCACAGAACTTTGAGCTTGTCAAAAAGTTTGTCAACCAG GTGGTGGACACTTTGGATGTGTCCGCTCATGGTACCAGGGTTGGTCTGATCCAGTATTCGAGTCGTGTCAGGACAGAGTTCCCCCTTAACATGTACCACACGGCCGAGGAGATCAAAGCTGCCGTTATGAAG GTTCAATACATGGAGAAAGGGACCATGACGGGCCTGGCGCTAAAACACATGCTGGAGAACAGCTTCTCTGAGGTGGAGGGTGCTCGTCCCGCTGTCCGCAGCATTCCCCGAATTGGACTGGTCTTCACGGATGGACGTTCCCAGGATGACATCACCGAATATGCCAAACAGGTCAAAGAAGCCG GAATTACCATGTATGCTGTGGGCGTGGGCAAAGCTGTGGAAGACGAGCTTCGGGAGATCGCTTCAGAACCTGTGGAGAAACATTTCTACTATACCACTGACTTCAGCGCCATCAGCACCATCGCAGAGAACCTAAAACTCAACGTGTGCCCAG AGGAGAGTCAGGGGGAGATCGAGGTGAAAGACCCGTGTGCCTGCGAAAATCTGGTAGAGTTCCAGCAGGCCACCATGAGCAACCTGGAGCAGCTCACACAAAAAC TGACAGCAATGAGCTTCCGTCTGGAGCAGCTGGAGAACCAGCTCCTGACCAGGAAGTGA